In one Nitrososphaera viennensis EN76 genomic region, the following are encoded:
- a CDS encoding nuclear transport factor 2 family protein, with protein MLGISEEFAREHIDRWVRAWNSRDLAAILAMYSDDIEFTSPKIRVVMPEKSEGRVKGKKELERYWSLALQKHQELHFTPLAFAINDDNKECFFEYVSLLNGQKTLVVEKFQFSGDGLVIRSSAFYGAEG; from the coding sequence ATGTTGGGAATTTCAGAGGAGTTTGCGCGTGAGCACATTGACAGGTGGGTCAGGGCGTGGAACAGCCGCGACCTTGCGGCAATCCTCGCCATGTATTCCGACGACATCGAGTTCACAAGCCCCAAGATCAGGGTGGTGATGCCGGAGAAAAGCGAGGGCAGGGTAAAGGGCAAAAAAGAGTTAGAACGATACTGGTCGCTTGCGCTGCAAAAGCACCAAGAGCTGCATTTCACTCCATTAGCCTTTGCGATAAATGATGACAACAAGGAGTGCTTTTTCGAGTACGTCTCTTTACTGAACGGCCAAAAAACGCTCGTGGTGGAAAAGTTCCAGTTTTCAGGCGACGGTCTTGTCATCAGGTCGAGCGCGTTTTACGGTGCGGAAGGCTAG